One Roseimaritima multifibrata DNA window includes the following coding sequences:
- a CDS encoding C1 family peptidase translates to MFKFVPRQLGWIPDLPDTRDLTIAQSTVSALLNRLPRKHTGPSDEIDLRFGDEGEAFLSGKQCCCGANFSSAQAVMRLAEYFERRSRGLSPNGSVSYLYKTARNLARMSGDGGVGLRTTLRAVKKFGIVDESYWRDNIAQDDREPPAFVYGVASFLPEFDYVRVVPDVQRPPSLDRWEILCDFLAAGFPVIFGFSIPDSITEFPDILLRPQFDGFMGGVSAIAVGYNSHRYGRNQAGLLIGTPWGNQWGDDGFGWLPKAFVDEGLARDFWTIVYRDELDKTEFFCPAAVT, encoded by the coding sequence GTGTTCAAGTTCGTCCCACGCCAATTGGGCTGGATCCCGGATCTGCCCGACACTCGCGATCTAACGATCGCCCAATCGACGGTCTCGGCGTTGTTGAACCGGCTTCCGCGTAAACACACAGGACCGTCTGACGAAATTGATCTTCGTTTTGGTGATGAAGGCGAGGCGTTTCTTAGTGGCAAACAATGCTGTTGCGGCGCCAATTTTTCGTCCGCACAGGCCGTCATGCGGTTAGCGGAGTATTTCGAGCGCCGCTCGCGTGGACTTTCACCGAACGGATCCGTCTCGTATCTGTACAAGACTGCGCGAAACTTGGCAAGGATGTCTGGCGATGGAGGAGTCGGACTGCGAACCACGTTGAGAGCCGTCAAGAAATTTGGCATTGTTGACGAGTCGTATTGGCGAGATAACATCGCGCAAGATGATCGTGAACCGCCAGCCTTTGTGTACGGCGTTGCCAGCTTCTTGCCAGAGTTCGACTATGTCCGCGTCGTGCCCGACGTGCAGCGTCCACCCAGCCTGGACCGATGGGAAATCCTCTGTGATTTCCTGGCAGCAGGATTTCCGGTGATCTTCGGATTCTCTATTCCTGATTCGATCACGGAATTTCCCGACATTCTACTCCGACCTCAATTCGATGGATTCATGGGAGGAGTATCGGCTATCGCCGTTGGTTACAACTCGCATCGCTATGGCCGGAATCAGGCGGGTCTACTGATCGGAACGCCATGGGGAAACCAATGGGGAGACGATGGGTTCGGTTGGCTTCCCAAGGCTTTCGTTGACGAAGGACTGGCGAGAGACTTCTGGACCATTGTGTACCGCGATGAATTGGACAAAACCGAGTTCTTTTGTCCCGCCGCGGTCACATAA
- a CDS encoding pyridoxal phosphate-dependent decarboxylase family protein produces the protein MTKSRDSQSQGFREAKQAVRNLPSSAFLTDLDSAGSRAVEAWFLGPKGENADELEKLVVQAVRDQAFWRRNFHPNDPTHISEEIKRTDDYVEAQGALREGFEELLAFLKKSVPFFSMRYQGHMNWDTTIPGILGYFAAMLYNPNNVAFEGSTATTILELLVGDDLCQMLGYRIPSEDESTTGAIRPWGHITCDGTVANIEAIWSARNLKFYPIALQKALQQDVRLGAARGLRVRLPTGGEENLVSLSLWQLLNLHADEVLAIPTKLELDFGIDGDVVADAVAKFSLQSLGMYEYGRLFSEKIAAPVFFVPGTKHYSFPKAAALLGMGADNVLGGLRDVAVDLDARLDVNQLRKQLQGCLEAKTPVVAVVAVVGTTEESSIDPIDDIIALRDEFAAKGLVFHVHADAAWGGYHRTVINESFDLPSPAFAAGPPLSAPLSNHSAKHLAALGRTDSITVDPHKSGYIPYPAGALCYRNSAMRDLVTFSAPVVFHGDAEPTVGIYGVEGSKPGAAAASVYLSHRVIRPTRHGYGKIIGQALFSCRKLYARLLTMAKEDDRFVVVPIPRLPSERANLTDAQIQVEIEKIRRLVDQMPAASIVNLDTDQVLNPEAMALLQEIGPDQNILAYAFNFKNADGTLNTSLPLANALNKEIYGRLSIDPGQDIYGYDLIVSTTDLERETYGDAFIEDYKRRLGVGQSAGDIVTVLRSVVMDPWVTETSKGSFIDVLEAEFRKAVNGALETVQPMQSRGY, from the coding sequence ATGACGAAGTCGAGGGACTCGCAAAGCCAAGGTTTTCGCGAAGCTAAACAGGCGGTCCGAAATTTGCCTTCTTCGGCGTTCTTGACGGATCTGGATTCCGCTGGTTCCCGGGCCGTCGAGGCTTGGTTCCTAGGCCCAAAGGGAGAAAACGCTGACGAGTTGGAGAAGCTTGTCGTGCAAGCGGTTCGAGACCAAGCATTCTGGCGTCGCAACTTTCATCCCAACGATCCGACTCATATTTCCGAGGAGATCAAGCGGACCGATGACTATGTCGAAGCGCAAGGGGCGCTGCGGGAAGGATTTGAAGAGCTACTGGCTTTTCTGAAAAAGTCCGTTCCGTTTTTTAGCATGCGATACCAAGGGCACATGAATTGGGACACGACGATCCCAGGTATTCTTGGCTACTTTGCAGCGATGCTATACAACCCCAACAACGTGGCATTTGAGGGTTCCACCGCAACGACCATCCTGGAGCTTCTCGTTGGAGATGATCTGTGCCAAATGCTTGGCTACAGAATTCCGTCGGAGGACGAAAGTACGACGGGAGCGATCCGGCCTTGGGGACACATTACCTGCGATGGCACGGTCGCCAATATCGAAGCGATATGGTCGGCACGGAATCTCAAATTCTATCCGATTGCTCTTCAGAAAGCTCTGCAGCAGGATGTTCGCCTTGGTGCAGCACGCGGACTAAGAGTCCGCTTGCCAACTGGCGGCGAAGAGAATCTTGTTTCGCTCTCGTTATGGCAGTTGTTGAATCTTCATGCTGATGAGGTTCTTGCAATTCCAACTAAGCTGGAACTCGATTTTGGAATTGATGGTGACGTTGTTGCGGACGCTGTCGCCAAGTTCTCGCTGCAAAGCCTTGGAATGTACGAATATGGGAGGCTCTTCAGCGAGAAAATTGCTGCACCAGTATTCTTTGTGCCTGGTACCAAACACTATTCCTTTCCAAAGGCTGCCGCATTGTTGGGAATGGGTGCGGACAACGTACTCGGTGGATTGCGTGATGTCGCAGTTGACCTTGATGCACGGTTAGACGTCAATCAACTTCGTAAACAATTGCAAGGATGTCTTGAAGCAAAAACTCCTGTTGTTGCTGTCGTTGCCGTTGTTGGAACTACCGAAGAAAGCAGCATTGACCCAATCGACGACATAATTGCACTACGAGACGAGTTTGCAGCCAAAGGGCTCGTTTTTCATGTGCATGCAGACGCCGCCTGGGGAGGTTACCACCGAACGGTAATCAACGAGTCGTTTGATCTCCCGTCACCAGCATTTGCCGCCGGGCCCCCGCTTTCGGCTCCGCTAAGTAACCACTCCGCGAAACATCTGGCCGCGCTAGGCAGGACTGATTCGATAACGGTTGACCCACACAAGTCGGGATACATTCCCTACCCTGCCGGCGCGTTGTGTTACCGCAATTCGGCTATGCGAGACTTGGTAACGTTTAGTGCGCCAGTTGTATTTCATGGTGACGCCGAACCGACGGTAGGAATCTATGGCGTGGAAGGTTCCAAACCAGGAGCCGCTGCGGCCTCTGTCTATCTTAGCCATCGGGTCATTCGCCCTACACGCCATGGCTACGGCAAAATTATTGGACAGGCTCTCTTTAGCTGTCGGAAACTCTATGCTCGGCTACTGACGATGGCTAAGGAAGACGATCGGTTCGTCGTTGTACCGATCCCGCGCCTGCCATCAGAACGCGCGAACCTCACGGATGCACAAATCCAAGTCGAGATAGAAAAGATTCGGCGTCTGGTAGATCAGATGCCGGCCGCGTCAATAGTTAATCTCGATACGGATCAAGTGCTGAACCCTGAAGCAATGGCACTACTGCAAGAGATCGGGCCAGACCAAAATATTCTCGCCTACGCTTTCAACTTTAAAAACGCCGATGGCACACTGAATACTAGCTTGCCGCTGGCCAACGCGCTGAACAAAGAAATTTACGGCCGTCTGAGCATTGATCCAGGGCAAGATATCTACGGCTATGACTTGATTGTCAGCACGACGGATCTGGAACGCGAAACGTACGGAGATGCATTCATCGAAGACTACAAGCGTAGGCTAGGAGTGGGGCAATCGGCAGGCGACATCGTGACTGTGCTGCGATCAGTGGTGATGGATCCTTGGGTGACGGAGACTTCCAAAGGATCATTCATCGACGTTCTGGAAGCTGAGTTTCGCAAAGCAGTCAATGGAGCGTTGGAGACCGTTCAACCTATGCAATCGCGAGGATATTGA
- a CDS encoding DNA/RNA non-specific endonuclease, giving the protein MAKSTDVNRSQIESLLDDSEMMEEIRNAFPASEIPSTKPELSDLRETFGTRNKQVREAAVQEAIVLAFGRPSLLVQNNKYATPESTTWKSRLRNVGRYFNEVIPRVGRVELFHHQDYEWVGTAWVIDDDTLVTNRHVANIFAQKTIGGLIAFRKNPAGISITAAVDFREEHEVVLDETVEIDHVAYISDDNTSSPDVAFMKVKRGSRMPDPIPLASDSAKKGDMVSVIGYPAWDGRRNGVPEMNRIFNDIFNVKRLAPGYITNDLGSRLTHDCSTLGGNSGSPVVNTSGEAVGLHFAGRFLTANHGVDVNVVKRLLRSMGATSVRPGSFDADEMEEARTIDFYKNRKGYEEDFFGPHRDLFVPLPKLTAAQQVEAAKIEGKTRESSYVLDYMHFSSVINGERKISFFTAVNIDGSSLVRPRRRRTNWQIDPRIDRDQQAGNELYRHNRLDRGHLVRRLDPVWGSDDDAEQAENDTFHYTNAAPQHALLNQRDWLNLEDYLLDALGEHKMKCSVFTGPVFADSDREYRGVKIPEAFWKIVALLQDDDTISVTAYLLGQAAFLSDIEFAFGDFKTFRTSVAKVRELTGLEFDSLEKLDPRSENESTEVLEVMHHPAAALGI; this is encoded by the coding sequence ATGGCAAAAAGCACAGACGTTAATCGGTCGCAGATCGAATCACTTCTAGATGATAGCGAGATGATGGAGGAGATTCGCAATGCGTTTCCCGCTAGCGAGATTCCGTCGACTAAACCGGAACTGTCAGATCTTCGCGAGACATTCGGAACTCGCAACAAGCAAGTTCGCGAAGCCGCCGTTCAAGAAGCAATCGTGCTTGCATTTGGACGCCCATCATTGCTGGTGCAGAACAACAAGTATGCAACTCCGGAATCCACAACTTGGAAGTCGCGTCTTCGGAATGTTGGCCGCTACTTCAATGAAGTGATTCCACGGGTTGGACGTGTCGAACTGTTCCATCACCAGGACTATGAATGGGTGGGGACCGCCTGGGTGATCGACGACGACACCTTGGTCACCAACCGACACGTGGCAAATATCTTCGCTCAGAAAACCATTGGTGGCCTAATCGCGTTTCGCAAGAATCCAGCGGGAATCTCCATCACAGCAGCGGTTGACTTTCGCGAAGAGCATGAGGTTGTCCTTGACGAAACAGTCGAGATCGATCACGTCGCCTACATCTCTGATGACAATACGTCGTCACCCGATGTTGCTTTCATGAAAGTCAAACGTGGTAGCCGAATGCCAGATCCGATCCCTTTGGCATCCGATTCCGCAAAGAAGGGTGACATGGTCAGCGTGATCGGATATCCAGCGTGGGACGGGCGGCGCAACGGTGTCCCAGAAATGAACCGTATCTTCAACGATATCTTCAACGTCAAACGTTTAGCTCCTGGCTACATCACCAATGATCTTGGGAGTCGCCTGACGCATGACTGTAGCACTTTGGGTGGTAATTCCGGGTCGCCGGTTGTCAATACATCGGGCGAGGCAGTTGGGTTGCACTTTGCCGGTCGCTTTCTAACAGCGAATCATGGCGTCGATGTGAATGTCGTCAAACGCTTGCTGCGTTCGATGGGAGCAACTTCAGTGCGACCAGGTAGTTTCGATGCAGACGAGATGGAAGAAGCACGCACCATCGATTTCTACAAGAATCGCAAGGGATACGAAGAGGACTTCTTCGGCCCGCATCGCGATCTATTTGTCCCGTTGCCAAAGCTAACCGCAGCGCAGCAGGTCGAAGCCGCCAAGATCGAAGGGAAAACGAGAGAAAGTTCCTACGTTTTGGATTACATGCACTTCTCGTCTGTTATCAACGGCGAGCGCAAGATTTCATTCTTTACTGCTGTCAACATTGACGGCAGTTCACTGGTGCGACCACGACGCAGGCGAACAAACTGGCAAATCGATCCGCGAATCGATCGAGACCAGCAGGCGGGCAATGAACTGTACCGACACAATCGTTTAGATCGGGGGCACTTGGTTCGGCGGCTCGATCCCGTCTGGGGTTCGGACGATGATGCCGAGCAAGCCGAAAATGACACGTTTCATTACACGAACGCGGCTCCGCAACACGCGCTGCTCAATCAACGGGATTGGCTGAACTTGGAAGACTACCTTCTCGATGCACTGGGCGAACACAAGATGAAGTGCTCAGTCTTCACAGGCCCAGTCTTCGCGGATTCGGATCGCGAATATCGTGGTGTAAAAATCCCTGAAGCCTTTTGGAAAATTGTTGCTCTGCTGCAGGACGATGACACGATATCCGTCACGGCATATTTGCTTGGGCAGGCAGCATTCTTGAGTGATATCGAGTTTGCGTTCGGTGATTTCAAGACCTTCCGAACTTCCGTAGCCAAGGTTCGCGAGCTGACGGGATTGGAATTCGACTCTCTGGAGAAGCTAGACCCACGTAGCGAAAATGAATCAACAGAAGTACTTGAAGTCATGCACCATCCCGCAGCCGCGTTGGGGATCTAG
- a CDS encoding M36 family metallopeptidase, with protein MTDQIVFFDLGDTLGSPKLSPPPNVSLVGFDLYDYSIPVLRSLENRSNVKLGIISNTGDDTKRVLDPILTGVGILPFFQDGLILYSGDGNPRKDSPIAFENAATLAGHAKSADRCVFVGEDASERLHATNAFGTAAPGMKVCPHPLLIGEVLDGQDLHFVSVNIPGTEQVASALKVLRTLPFVPMKVFGANARIIGITSMRVAVQLVDMSFGLEFLGEANAPNSSDLFLLKDDKANASGFLKSEGQAAVFAKDSESSRALVGTDSSGLLVQIPGNQSVEEFHFDVAAHGHNLKLVASPSILRVIPSVPAESVATFDSRGIALSNAELQALSKISKEDIRKRVERYSGLTVSPPNPKIHSRHIHHADNAIAVSLMAQEFGSLGAGELKVSLQPFTHEGRSLHNIIAELPGSKSDAGIVLVTAHLDSTAASSSPFVPSSDMAPGADDDASGVAAVLAIAENLIELSSASSFERTIRFVLFNAEEHGLVGSQAYARMLASSSPVADIAAVLQMDMIGYNVRPPRSWEVHAGFSVSDAVEQKSIVLAKIVQDLTPIVSQTLQKPQLYQTTGSPPSVQLDPAEGRSDHASFHNHGYAACVVSEDFFPGPDPSSPSPEANPHYHKVGDQFVDYEYAADIARVIAATTVVVARGTNQAPSPTPNPAPFQSYSNHMETPMPVEIDIRESALKQAAGLRDNESPAIQVRLDNEAMPEAFGGSAPQVAGTINPLTRTPRKLSVSSFQAQSSSSDDKKIEQAMTAMQSLSRGFTGGSYVPQYYPDTFVPKTAAGTSVVSLHQVYRGVPVFQMTETVRFSSSRGLEKVGDTVMLDAVETSVAPEVAADEAVKTAIDHLANSLNGQPGHSHWESPHSHPESSSIQFSLDTSQVAPKVIAVFAMPSRPTVLRSQPFDDPIAANLVWFYAGDEQNGKKKLYLGWFFDITLPGAIAQYHVIVGASESQSGNILFATEASKSAQGPQTVSGNVYETNPGDDANVDSRRTVPFPRPIADYPLPPPVIPIPPNFPMPWIVGDESEGHATDGKVVVQEFPRSEERVKGQRNENHLTFNPISRDGEDQQALNEFYFCNYMHDFFYVLGFREGDGNFSGNDRVEAFSHPRPVFGTANMLTRVEGLSPTMNMGLVASTGRHTAFDADVVFHEFLHGVSNRLVGGGNNVNALNMPQSGMQGEGWGDYFALTIQNFGQATERTTTGDWVTNSSGQGIRRFPYTDGYPEDFGNIRPGGTTQVHAGGEIWCATLMHMTRLMGRELNDQNRAYYIAWQIVVDAFKLSPTNPSFLDSRDAIFDALDDLNNAGAVTSPERNACRRAIWTAFAGFGMGPGASSLGASIHGVITDFQVPSEPAIGLNGNVINRPRDTSLQANPGADAWNAAKAANPSVGHQQLLQKLSALPRDQSNAIVTIIDAYLNSQNQKGGA; from the coding sequence ATGACCGATCAAATTGTATTCTTTGACTTGGGCGACACGCTTGGATCGCCCAAACTATCCCCACCACCAAATGTTTCCTTGGTCGGGTTCGATCTCTACGACTATTCAATACCGGTCCTGCGATCTTTAGAGAATCGGTCGAACGTAAAACTCGGGATTATCTCGAACACTGGTGATGACACCAAACGCGTGCTCGACCCCATCTTGACCGGCGTTGGCATTCTTCCGTTCTTCCAGGATGGACTGATTCTTTACAGTGGTGATGGAAATCCACGGAAAGACTCACCGATAGCCTTTGAGAACGCGGCGACGCTTGCTGGTCATGCGAAGTCAGCCGATCGTTGTGTGTTTGTTGGTGAAGACGCAAGCGAGCGCTTGCATGCGACGAACGCATTTGGCACGGCCGCTCCAGGAATGAAAGTCTGCCCACATCCTTTACTGATAGGCGAAGTACTTGACGGGCAAGACCTTCACTTTGTTTCTGTCAATATTCCAGGTACGGAGCAAGTTGCCAGTGCGTTGAAAGTCTTAAGAACTCTTCCATTCGTGCCAATGAAGGTGTTCGGCGCCAACGCGAGAATCATTGGAATAACGAGTATGCGAGTAGCTGTGCAGCTCGTTGACATGAGCTTCGGTCTTGAGTTCCTCGGCGAAGCAAACGCACCTAATTCGAGCGATCTCTTTTTGCTCAAAGATGACAAAGCCAATGCGTCTGGCTTCTTAAAATCTGAGGGCCAAGCCGCTGTATTCGCGAAGGATTCCGAGAGTTCGCGTGCGCTGGTAGGCACGGATTCCAGTGGACTACTGGTTCAAATCCCGGGAAATCAATCCGTCGAAGAATTTCATTTCGACGTTGCGGCACACGGTCACAATCTGAAATTGGTTGCTTCGCCATCAATACTAAGGGTCATTCCCTCAGTTCCTGCAGAAAGCGTCGCTACCTTTGATTCTCGCGGCATAGCCCTCAGCAATGCCGAACTCCAGGCCCTATCAAAGATTTCCAAGGAAGACATTAGGAAGCGAGTCGAACGCTATTCGGGTCTAACGGTATCACCTCCCAATCCAAAGATTCATAGTCGGCACATTCATCATGCAGATAACGCAATAGCTGTTTCGCTAATGGCTCAAGAGTTCGGATCGCTTGGGGCGGGAGAACTTAAGGTTTCGCTGCAACCGTTTACGCATGAAGGCCGTTCGCTGCACAACATTATCGCTGAACTACCAGGGAGCAAGAGCGATGCTGGTATCGTTCTCGTCACAGCCCACCTGGACTCGACTGCTGCCTCTAGCTCTCCTTTTGTGCCTTCGTCCGATATGGCTCCAGGCGCGGATGATGACGCCAGTGGAGTCGCCGCTGTCTTGGCAATCGCCGAGAACCTTATTGAACTTTCCTCGGCATCGTCGTTTGAGAGAACGATTCGCTTTGTCTTATTCAACGCTGAAGAGCACGGGCTCGTCGGAAGCCAGGCGTACGCTCGTATGCTCGCTTCTTCATCGCCGGTTGCTGACATCGCAGCGGTCTTGCAAATGGACATGATCGGATACAACGTCCGCCCGCCACGATCTTGGGAGGTTCACGCAGGGTTTAGTGTGTCTGATGCCGTCGAACAGAAATCGATCGTACTGGCGAAAATCGTTCAAGATCTCACTCCGATCGTTTCGCAAACGCTACAGAAACCTCAGCTCTATCAGACGACGGGATCGCCGCCGAGCGTTCAGTTAGATCCCGCCGAAGGACGGAGTGACCATGCTTCATTCCACAACCATGGCTATGCCGCCTGCGTGGTCTCCGAAGACTTCTTTCCCGGGCCGGACCCTAGTTCACCTTCGCCGGAAGCCAATCCGCATTACCACAAGGTCGGTGACCAGTTTGTGGACTACGAGTATGCCGCTGATATCGCGCGAGTGATCGCCGCAACAACCGTTGTTGTGGCTCGCGGAACCAACCAAGCACCTTCCCCCACACCGAATCCAGCTCCGTTTCAGTCCTACTCAAACCATATGGAAACTCCCATGCCTGTTGAAATCGATATCCGCGAGTCTGCACTGAAGCAAGCCGCAGGATTGCGCGACAACGAAAGTCCGGCGATCCAGGTCCGACTAGATAACGAAGCGATGCCAGAAGCTTTTGGCGGCTCCGCTCCTCAAGTCGCCGGCACCATCAATCCGCTCACACGCACGCCTCGCAAACTGAGTGTCTCTTCGTTTCAGGCACAATCTTCGTCAAGCGATGACAAGAAGATCGAGCAAGCGATGACGGCGATGCAAAGCCTGAGTCGTGGATTTACTGGGGGATCGTATGTGCCGCAGTACTATCCAGATACCTTCGTTCCCAAGACAGCGGCGGGAACGAGTGTTGTCAGTCTGCATCAGGTCTATCGAGGAGTTCCAGTTTTTCAGATGACTGAAACAGTCCGTTTCTCTTCATCAAGAGGATTAGAGAAGGTCGGCGACACCGTGATGTTAGATGCTGTTGAAACTTCTGTCGCACCAGAAGTGGCGGCGGACGAGGCAGTGAAAACCGCGATTGACCATTTGGCAAACTCTCTAAATGGTCAACCCGGACACAGTCATTGGGAATCGCCACACAGTCACCCAGAGTCGTCCTCCATTCAGTTTAGTCTTGATACGTCGCAGGTAGCGCCGAAAGTGATCGCAGTTTTCGCGATGCCAAGTCGTCCGACCGTACTAAGATCTCAGCCATTTGACGATCCGATTGCCGCCAACCTCGTTTGGTTCTATGCAGGTGATGAACAAAATGGAAAAAAGAAGCTCTACCTTGGTTGGTTTTTTGACATCACACTGCCAGGAGCGATCGCACAGTATCACGTCATCGTTGGAGCGTCGGAAAGTCAGTCCGGAAATATTCTTTTTGCAACGGAAGCAAGTAAGTCAGCGCAGGGGCCACAGACCGTCTCCGGCAACGTTTACGAAACTAACCCGGGCGATGACGCGAACGTCGACAGTCGTCGTACCGTACCTTTTCCGCGTCCCATCGCCGACTACCCGCTTCCGCCGCCCGTAATACCGATCCCACCGAACTTTCCAATGCCATGGATTGTTGGTGACGAGTCCGAAGGTCATGCAACCGATGGCAAGGTTGTTGTGCAAGAATTTCCCAGATCGGAGGAGCGAGTTAAGGGACAAAGAAATGAAAATCATCTGACATTTAACCCCATCAGTCGCGACGGAGAAGACCAACAAGCTCTCAATGAATTCTATTTTTGCAACTATATGCACGACTTCTTCTACGTTCTTGGCTTTCGGGAAGGTGACGGAAACTTTTCCGGGAACGACCGCGTGGAAGCTTTCTCGCATCCACGCCCGGTATTCGGAACGGCAAATATGTTGACGAGAGTTGAAGGATTGAGTCCCACCATGAACATGGGGCTAGTCGCTTCTACAGGCCGACACACTGCCTTCGATGCCGATGTTGTATTTCATGAATTCCTCCACGGCGTGTCGAATCGTTTGGTGGGAGGTGGCAACAATGTAAATGCTCTGAACATGCCCCAATCCGGCATGCAAGGAGAGGGTTGGGGCGACTACTTTGCATTGACCATACAGAATTTTGGCCAGGCAACCGAACGCACTACTACCGGCGATTGGGTTACCAATAGTAGCGGTCAAGGGATTCGTCGGTTCCCGTACACCGACGGGTATCCAGAGGATTTTGGGAACATACGTCCTGGTGGGACGACACAGGTCCACGCCGGAGGCGAGATTTGGTGTGCCACTTTGATGCACATGACTCGATTGATGGGCCGCGAGCTGAACGATCAAAATCGCGCCTATTATATTGCTTGGCAAATCGTCGTTGACGCCTTCAAGCTTTCGCCAACCAACCCCAGTTTTTTGGACAGTCGCGATGCCATCTTCGATGCTCTTGACGACTTGAACAATGCCGGTGCTGTGACGTCACCAGAAAGAAACGCATGCCGCCGTGCCATCTGGACTGCTTTTGCCGGCTTTGGGATGGGCCCCGGCGCATCTTCGCTTGGAGCGTCCATTCACGGCGTAATCACAGACTTCCAAGTTCCCAGTGAACCGGCGATTGGTCTCAACGGAAACGTTATCAATCGACCGCGTGATACGAGCCTTCAAGCCAATCCTGGTGCCGACGCTTGGAACGCGGCCAAAGCCGCTAACCCGTCAGTCGGTCATCAACAACTACTTCAGAAACTGTCTGCTCTGCCGAGAGATCAGTCCAATGCCATCGTTACCATCATCGATGCCTATCTGAATTCGCAGAACCAAAAAGGAGGCGCGTGA
- a CDS encoding tyrosinase family protein, which produces MNRYALLLSFALFGFAVHAQDGAPQSHSEPRMDLRKFAEYNLFVDGNGDGVVDDTEDKRSPEAKRRLASLRKGVRVMKSRKPSDPKSWFFQSAIHGVTDQAIIEAAERDPDIANVQREMFWNRCPHNGEPSADFLVWHRAYLYYFERILREAADDPTLSVPYWNYTGEDLSFPLAFARREAAQGDIIPRNPLWASDREAAFVVGRTGLTAKVTTEAFDNLMAETQLFGPSEDTGFAGGVYDDTPGTMGMIERRPHNDIHVAIGGVIGDDFNGLMAEVRTAAFDPIFWVHHSNIDRIFAIWDATPGKTWGYFPDASWFAERPWYFHDTDGSIKNEQRMFYLNGKNLNVAYDDVDVSASTLTEAPPFDLKQTNVMLATLPKNFQLNEATGNPTSSLEPLCDCCREKGVEATLSADTATEFELNIVGSASESQKLMGLAATVERPKRGPQTMLEITFIPPKYAPNVGYEVFLKIGQSKEISVGSLSLFGVKHHAEHSEQDSNTVTQRMNITKAINDVTDDGGLKVVIKPYSLFSESGDPAARRGGDIGVTNIAIKVE; this is translated from the coding sequence ATGAATCGATACGCCCTGTTACTCAGTTTTGCACTCTTTGGTTTTGCCGTGCATGCCCAGGACGGGGCACCGCAATCGCATTCAGAACCACGAATGGATTTGCGGAAATTTGCGGAATACAATTTGTTCGTTGATGGAAACGGCGACGGAGTTGTCGATGACACCGAGGATAAAAGATCGCCCGAAGCGAAACGGCGTCTCGCGTCACTTCGCAAGGGCGTGCGAGTGATGAAGTCGAGAAAACCGTCTGATCCCAAGAGTTGGTTTTTTCAATCGGCTATCCACGGCGTGACGGATCAAGCGATCATCGAAGCCGCTGAACGGGATCCGGACATCGCTAATGTCCAGCGGGAAATGTTTTGGAATCGGTGTCCGCACAACGGCGAGCCGTCGGCCGATTTCTTGGTTTGGCATCGCGCTTACCTCTACTACTTCGAGCGAATCCTGCGCGAAGCAGCTGACGATCCGACGCTCAGTGTCCCGTACTGGAATTACACCGGCGAAGACTTGTCTTTTCCACTCGCGTTTGCAAGACGCGAAGCCGCTCAAGGCGACATTATCCCACGCAATCCACTCTGGGCTTCGGACCGTGAAGCCGCATTTGTTGTTGGTCGCACAGGTCTGACCGCCAAAGTAACGACGGAAGCATTCGACAACTTGATGGCGGAGACACAGTTGTTTGGTCCAAGCGAGGACACTGGGTTTGCTGGCGGCGTCTATGACGACACGCCGGGGACGATGGGTATGATCGAACGACGACCGCACAACGACATTCACGTCGCCATCGGAGGCGTAATCGGCGACGACTTCAATGGGCTAATGGCCGAAGTGCGGACGGCAGCCTTTGATCCAATCTTTTGGGTTCATCATTCAAATATTGATCGGATATTTGCGATCTGGGACGCGACACCTGGAAAAACGTGGGGCTACTTCCCAGACGCATCATGGTTTGCTGAACGTCCTTGGTATTTCCACGATACCGATGGCAGTATCAAGAACGAGCAAAGGATGTTCTATCTGAACGGGAAGAACTTGAATGTTGCCTACGACGATGTCGATGTCTCTGCGTCTACCTTGACCGAGGCACCTCCGTTTGATTTGAAGCAAACGAATGTGATGCTAGCCACGCTTCCCAAGAATTTTCAGCTGAACGAAGCGACCGGCAACCCCACCTCATCACTAGAACCTCTGTGCGATTGCTGTCGCGAGAAAGGTGTTGAGGCCACGCTGTCCGCTGATACTGCGACTGAGTTCGAGCTAAACATCGTTGGTTCGGCTTCAGAGTCGCAAAAACTGATGGGGTTGGCTGCGACCGTGGAACGACCAAAGCGGGGGCCGCAAACGATGTTAGAAATCACGTTTATTCCACCAAAGTACGCTCCCAATGTTGGATACGAAGTCTTTTTGAAAATAGGGCAATCCAAAGAAATCTCCGTCGGGAGTCTTTCGTTGTTTGGGGTGAAGCATCACGCCGAACATAGCGAACAAGACTCCAATACCGTGACGCAGCGAATGAACATCACCAAAGCCATCAACGATGTCACCGACGATGGTGGTCTGAAAGTCGTGATCAAACCGTACTCGCTGTTTTCGGAAAGCGGTGATCCGGCGGCTCGTCGCGGCGGTGATATTGGCGTGACAAACATAGCCATCAAAGTTGAGTAG